The Streptomyces sp. NBC_00236 DNA window GGTCGCCGCCGTGCCGCTGGGCGCCCGGGCCGCGGGCCGCAGGGTCTCGACGACCGAGTGGCGCGGCACCCTCCTGACCCTGCTGGGCCTGGGCGCCCTGCTGATGACCGCGGGCGGCTCCGCCCCGCACGAGACGCTGAGCCTGGTCCAGGCGCTGGCCGTCGGCGCGGCAACCGTGGCCGTCGTCGCCGGGCTCAGCCGCCCCGGTACCCGCCCCGGACTGCGGCACGCCGCGGCCTCGGGCATCACCTCGGGCGTCGCCTCCGCACTGACGCAGACGCTGACCGTCGCCGTCACCGACCACACGACCGGTCCGCTGTTCAGCTGGCGCCTGGTGGTCGTCGCGGTGCTCGTGTCGGCCTTCGCCATGGGCGGACTGCTCCTCTCCCAGACCGCCTACCGGGGCGGTCTCGGCGCGCCCCTCGCCGTCGTCACCCTCGCCAATCCGGTTGCCGCGGCGGCCATCGGCCTGGCCCTGCTGGGGGAGCGGCTCCAGGGCGGGACGATCAGCCTGGTCCCGGCGCTGCTGGGCTCGGCGGCGGCGGTGCGGGGCGTGATCCTGCTCAGCCGCGCCCAGGCGCAGACCGCATCGGCCGCGGACGCGGTCGTGGCCGGACCGCCTCCGGGCACCCCGTCCAGGGTGGTCATCAAGAGCCCGCGGGCCGCACTCCACCAGGAACACGGCCACCTGCGCCGGATCCGGGCCGGCCGCCCGTAGGGCCCGCCGCCCGCGACCGTCACCCGAGGTCGGCCGCCGCCGCGCCGGCGTCCTCGGCCAGCGCCCGGGTCAACCAGCCGATCCAGAAGTTCTCCAGGTCGATGCCGCCGCGCAGCACGAGATGGCGCAGCCGGTCCTGAGCGGCGTCCCGCCCGGGCGGGAAGTCCCGCTCCTCGATCTCCAGATACTCCGCGAGCCGGAGCCGGTGCAGTGCGAGGTGGCGGCGCAGCTCCGCGTCGAGGCCGGGCGCACCGACGACCGCCGCCGCCCGCATCCGCAGCAGCAGGGGATCGCGGATCTGCTTCGGGTCCTCCGGACGGGCCACCCAGGCGGACAGCGCCTCGCGGCCCGCGGGCAGCACCTCGTACTCCTTCTTCTGCCCCCGGGCAGGCTGGGCGGGCGCCAGTGCCCTGATCTGTCCGGCCTGCTCCAGTTTCCCCAGCTCGCGGTAGATCTGCTGATGCGTGGCCGACCAGAAGTAACCGATGGACCGGTCGAACCTGCGGGTCAGCTCCAGCCCCGACGACGGCTTTTCGAGCAGGGCGGTGAGGATCGCGTGCGGGAGTGACATGGGGTGCATCCTAGGGAGCCGCGGAGGGCCGGACGGGAGGTCCGGCCCCCTGAGTCCGTGATCAGAGCGGGGCGGCGATCAGAGCACGGAGGCGATGAGAGCGCGGGGCGGCGATCAGAGCGAGGCGGCGAGTTCCGTGCCCTGGCGGATCGCCCGCTTGGCGTCCAGTTCGGCCGCCACGTCGGCGCCGCCGATCAGATGCGCCGGACGGCCGGCTGCGAGCAGCTCCTCGTACAGGTCCCGGCGGGGCTCCTGACCCGCGCAGAGCACGATCGTGTCGACCGGCAGCAGATGCTGTTCGCCGTCGACCGTGACGTGCAGCCCCTCGTCGTCGATCCGCTCGTAGCCGACTCCCGCGATCATGGTGACGCCGCGGTGCCGGAGCTCGGTGCGGTGGATCCACCCCGTCGTCTTGCCGAGACCCGCGCCGACCTTGCTCGCCTTGCGCTGGAGCAGATGAACGGTGCGCGCGGACTTCGGGCGCTCGGCGGTGCCGAGCCCGCCCCGCTCGCGGTATTCGGTGTCGACGCCCCACTGCCGGAAGAACGCCTCCGGGTCCAGGCTCGCGGCGTCCCCGCCGTCGGTCAGGAACTCGGCCACGTCGAAGCCGATCCCGCCCGCACCGACGAGCGCCACCCGGTCGCCTACCGGCGCCCCGTGCCGCAGCACGTCGAGGTAGCTGACCACGCTCGGGTGGTCCACGCCCGGGATCGCCGGCGTACGGGGAGTGACGCCCGTCGCCAGGACGACCTCGTCGAAGCCGTCGAGCTCTCCGGCGCCGACCGCGGCACCCAGGCGCAGCTCGACCTTCTCCTCCGTCAGCCGGGTACGGAAGTAGCGCAGCGTCTCGTCGAACTCCTCCTTGCCCGGCACCCGGCGTGCCACGTTGAGCTGTCCGCCGATCTCCTCGGCCGCGTCGAAGAGCGTCACCGCGTGCCCGCGCTCGGCGGCGGTCACGGCGCAGGCGAGCCCGGCCGGACCGGCTCCGACGACCGCGACGCGCTTACGTGTGCGGGTCGGCGACAGGGTGAGTTCGGTCTCGTGGCAGGCGCGCGGGTTGACCAGGCAGGAGGTGACCTTGCCGCTGAAGACGTGGTCCAGGCAGGCCTGGTTGCAGCCGATGCAGGTGTTGATCGCGTCCGCGCGGCCCTCGCTCGCCTTCGCGACGAAGTCCGGGTCCGCGAGGAACGGCCGGGCCATGGACACCATGTCCGCGCGGCCCGCCGCCAGGATGCCCTCGGCGACCTCGGGGGTGTTGATGCGGTTGCTCGTCACCAGCGGTACGGAGACGGCGCCGCGCACCTTCTCGGTGACCCAGGTGAAGGCGCCGCGCGGCACGGAGGTCGCGATGGTGGGGATGCGGGCCTCGTGCCAGCCGATGCCGGTGTTGATGATGGTCGCCCCGGCCGCCTCGATCTCCCGGGCGAGCTGCACGACCTCCTCCAGGGACGATCCGCCGGGCACCAGGTCCAGCATCGAGAGCCGGTAGATCAGGATGAAGTCGCTGCCGACCCGCTCCCGGACCCGGCGCACGATCTCGACGGGGAAGCGGATGCGGTTCTCGTACGAGCCGCCCCAGCGGTCCTCGCGGTGATTGGTCGCCGAGGCGATGAACTCGTTGATCAGATAGCCCTCGGAGCCCATGATCTCGACGCCGTCGTACCCCGCGCTCCGGGCCAGCGACGCGGCCGTGACGAAGTCCTCGATGGTCGACTCGACCTCGTCGTCGGTCAGGGCGTGCGGGACGAACCCGCTGATCGGCGCCTGGATCGCGCTCGGTGCCACCAGGCCGGGGTGGTGCGCGTAGCGCCCGAAGTGCAGGATCTGCATGGCGATCCGGCCGCCCGCCTCGTGTACCGCAGAGGTGACCACTGCATGCTGCGCCGCCTCCGCCTCGGTCGTCATCTTGGCGCCGCCGGGCAGCGAACAGGCCCGCTCGTTCGGCGCGATGCCACCGGTGACCATGAGGCCCACACCGCCGCGGGCGCGGGCCGCGTAGAAGGCGGCCATGCGCTCGAAGCCGTTCTCGACCTCCTCCAGGCCGATGTGCATCGACCCCATCAGCACCCGGTTGGGGAGGGTGGTGAACCCGAGGTCGAGCGGGCTCAGCAGATGCGGGTACGGGCTCATGCGGGGGCTCCTCGCGCGGTGTGGTTACGCCAGTTCTAGACCACCGGATCGCTGTTGTGCAACAAGTTGCACAATGAGGTACGTCGCACTGTGTCACGGGTCACGCGCCGCTCCGGGAGCGCCCGGACGGCGTAACAACGTGACCCGTCGGGAGCCCGGTGCGCGGAGAGTGGAGTGCGTACCGCACCCGGGCCCCCTCCTTCCGGCCGGGCCCCCGACCCTTCCGGAGGCCCTCATGGGCAGCGTCAACCGTCGTGACCTCGGCCTGCTCGTCCTTCGTGTCGGCACCGGCGCGGTGCTGGCCGCGCACGGCAGCCAGAAACTCGCCGGCTGGTTCGGCGGCGGCGGCATCGAGGGCACCACGGCCGCGATGGAGGCCATGGGCTTCCATCCGCCGAAGCACAGCGCGATCGCCGCAGGCCTCGGCGAGGCCGGCGGCGGCGTCCTGCTGGCACTGGGCCTGGCCACCCCGGCCGCCGGCGCAGCCGCAGCGGGCGCCATGGCGGGAGCGGTGGCCGTCCACGCCCCCGCCGGGTTCTTCGCGCAGGGCGGCGGCTACGAATACCCCGCCTTCCTCGGCTTCACCGCTGCCGCGATCGGCCTGACCGGCCCCGGCCGCTACTCCGTGGACCACGCCACCCGGCATGCGTTCAACCAGCCCTGGATGGTGGCCCTGGCCTTCGTGGGCAGCGCCGCCGCCGCGGTCGCCGTCGTCGGCAAGCGGGCCAAGGGGCAGGTCGCGGAGCCGGAGGAGTTCTGAGCCCGGCCCCCGCAGGCGGTGCCGGGCGTCCAGCTCAGCGCACCCGCCTCCAGCGGCTGCCCTTCGACGCGGCGACCAGCGCGGGGACCGTCTCGAACTTGACGCGCGGGCGGCCCTGTTCGCGACCCCGGGCCTGCTCGGCGCGGTCGATGGCGGCCAGCCCCCGGGCGTCGACAACCTGGCGTCCACGGTTGCGGGCCAGCCGCCCGAACGCCTTCGCCGGGTACGTGGGCGAGGGCAGCGCGCCCGCGACGGCGTCGGCCAGGAGGGTGCCGACGGTCTCGGCGGCGCAGGTGCGGTTGGCCCCGATGCCGCCCGAGGGCCCGCGCTTGATCCAGCCGACGACATAACTGCCGGGCGTGCCCGCCACCCGGCCGCCCTCGTGCGGCACGGTGCCGGTCGCCTCGTCGAAGGGCAGACCGGGAACCGGCAGGCCCCGATAGCCGATCGCCCGCAGGAACAGGCCGGTGGGAATCTCCCGGTCACCGCCGCCGGCCGTCACCCGCACCGCCTCGACGCCATCACCTCCGAGCACCTCCACCGGCGAGGAGTGGAAGCGGAAGACGATACGACGCCCGGGCGGCGGGGGCTGCGACCAGTCGACCGTCTCCCGGGGCAACTCCCGCAGCAGGAACGCCTTGTCGACCGTGGCCGCCCCGTCGATCGCCGCCGCGGTCCGCGGGTCCCCGTCGTCGACCACGAGCTCCACGCCCGGCAGGTGCCCGAGGGCGAGCAGTTCGGACGCGGTGCAGGCGGTGTCGTCGGGGCCGCGCCTGCCGAGCAGGACGACCTCGCGGACCTGGGACTCCCGCAGGGCCGCCAGCGCGTGCCCGGCGATATCGGTGCCCGCCAGCGTGGCGGGGTCGGTGACGAGGATGCGCGCCACATCCAGCGCGACGTTGCCGTTGCCGGCGACGACCACCCGCTCCGCGGACAGGTCGAAGGCCTCCGGCGGGACTTCCGGGTGGGCGTTGTACCAGGACACGAACGAGGTGGCCGGGATGCTGGCCGGAAGATCCTCGCCCGGGATGCCGAGCCGGCGGGAGTCGGATGCGCCGACCGCGTAGATCACCGCGTCGTGATGGGCGGAGAGCTCCTCGACGGTGAGGTCCTTGCCGACCTTGACCCCCAGGTGCATCCGGACCCGGGGGTGGGAGTGGAACCGTGCGAAGGTCTCGCCGACACCCTTCGTCGCGGGATGGTCCGGCGCCACGCCGTACCGGACGAGGCCGCCCGCCACCGGCAGCCGGTCGATCAGTGTCACCTCGGCGTTGGTGTGCAGCAGCAGGTCCTCGGCGGCGTACATCCCGGCCGGACCGGTGCCGACGACGGCCACCCGGATCGGGGCGAAGTCCGACGGCAGGCTGCGGGGGAACGACGGCTTGCCCCAGGCGTGGAAGTTCGGCCCGGCAGCCGGCTCCGGCGTCCGGTCCGCGTAGTACGCCGCGTTGATGCCGGCGTACTCCTTCTGCGCTCCGAAGAGGCTGTCCACCGGGAAGATCGCGTCGACCGGGCAGGCGTCCGCGCAGGCGCCGCAGTCGATGCAGGTCGCCGGGTCGACGTAGAGCATCTCCGTGCTGCCGAAGGCCTGCTCCTCGGGCGTGGGGTGGATGCAGTTGACGGGGCACACGGCGACACAGGTGGCGTCGCTGCAGCAGGTCTGGGTGATGGCGTAGGTCATCGCGTCAGCTCGGGCTCTCGGCTCGGATCAGATCGGGGCGGCGCGCTTGCGGGGGCCTGGCGGATGAGAGGGGCGCGCCCGGGGGACTCGGGTCAGATCAGGTGGGCGCGCTTGTAGAAGAAGAGGGCCGGCCTGGTGAGGAGACGGGCCGAGGCCAGGAACTCCATCAGGCCCGAACAGCTGGAACGCATCAGGGACTTGTGGTGCTCGTTGGCCTTCGCCTCGGCGCGGGCGCGGGCGCCGTCCAGCCCCGCGTTCGCGTAGACGTCCGCGTTCACCATGCTGGTGACGATGTAGTACGAGGCGATGGCGACCACGAGCGAGTTGATCTGCCGGCGCAGCGGTCCCGCGGTGCGCAGGCGCCTGCGGGTCTCGTCGCGGGCGAACTTCATGTGCCGCGACTCCTCCACCACATGGATGTTGTTGATCGTCCGGACGAACGGTGCGACCCGTTCGTCCCGCATCCAGTCCCGCTGCATCACGTCGAGCACCTCCTCCGCCACGAGGATCGCCGCGTACGCCGCCTCGCCGAAGGCAAGTGTCTTGAAGGCGCGGCCCAGTTCGACCACCGGGCGACGCGGCCGGTAGGCGGGTGCGCCCAGCTTCGCGGCGCCGCGCGCGAACATGATGGAGTGCCGGCACTCGTCGGCGACCTCGGTGAGCGCCCATTGGAAGCGCGGGTCCGTGGGGTCCTTGGCGTACATGTCGCGCAGCACCATCTGCTGGAGGATCATCTCGAACCAGATGCCGGTGCTGGCGACGGAAGCCGCCTCCTGGCGCGTCAGCGCCTTGCGCTGCTCATCGGTCAACTCCTGCCAGTACGCGGTGCCGTAGAGGGTGCTCCACTCCGGGCTCGCGCCGTGGTGCGCGGTGTCCATGGGGGTGTCCCAGTCCACCTCGGTGGCCGGGTCGTACGAGAGCTTCGCGGCCGAGTCGAGCAGGCGCCGGGCGACGTCCTCCCCGGTGAGCCGGTCGTGGTCCTCCGGTCGGACGGTGCTGCTTGCCATGGTGCGGCTCCTTGAATCGAGACAGATCGACCCGACGGTGCCCGGACTCGTCTCTCATCCCGTGTCTGCCCGATGAGAGCGACGGCCGCCGGGCGCCGCCCCTCGCTTGTTAGACGTCGCGTCTAGCAAGCTGTTAGACGGAAGGTATAGCAAGAGGACCGTGCGGGCCTACCCCCGCGTAGGGAATCCGTACGATCTCTCCACGACGAGGCGTACTCCGGAGCCCGGAGAGGGGCCCGGGCCCTTGTCGGCCGTACCCGCACCGGGGGATCATCGTGATCGCGCCGCGGCGCCCGGCCGTCGCAGGGGCGGATGCCGGACCGGAGCCGTCCCTGGAGAGCCATGGCTGTCGCTGTCGTCTACTTCCTCGTCGCCCTGAGTGCAGCGGTGTTCTTCGGCAGGGCCCTGGACCGGCAGCTCCAGGGCCCGCGACTGCGGAGCGCCTGGGACGGCCTCACCGCCGAGGCGCGGTGCACGGGGGTGCGTACGGAGGAGATCCAGGACCCCGAGGGCGTTCCGGTGACCCAGTCCCACCACATGCTGGAATTCCGTACGACCGGCGGGCGGACCGTCTCCTTCGAGGAACGCCAGGCCCGACTCGACGTGAAGAGGGGCGAGTTCGTGACGGTGTACTACGCCGAGGACGCGCCCGAGTCCGCGACCGCCCGCACGCCGTCCTTCGCGCCGCGCCACATCAGGGTGCTCGCCCCCGCGGTGGGGGGCGTGATCGCCCTGGTGACGGCCGTGGTGCTGGCAGGAGTGCTCTGAGACGGCCGGCCCGTATCCGGGCGCTTCGGCTGAGGCGCCGGGACTCAGGCCACGAGCAGACGCAGGCCCAGATCCGCCGCGTCGAGGCCGGCGAGGCCGCTGTTGCGCTCGGCCCACCGTCCGGAGTCGAGGTCGTCGCCGAGGCTGCGTACCGCCCGCTCCTCGGCCTCCGGGCCCACCCTCGTCCACACCGACATCGCACGCCGCACGTGATCCTCCAGATACGCCTCCGGCCGGCGCCAGTACGCCTCGAAAAGCCCGTCGGCGCAGTCCCACGGGACGGGCACGGCCTCCACGCGGGCGCTGATCGCACCGGCCATCCCGGCCAGCGAGGGGAACCCCGCGAGAACGGTGGCGAATTCGGGGAGGTAGTCGCGCGTGAGCCAGAACCGGTCCTGCCATCCGGGCTCGTCGGTGTCGAACGTGAGCACCACGACGCGGCGGGCCACGCGCCGCATCTCGCGCAACCCCGCTATCGGGTCGACCCAGTGGTGAACCGTGGAGACGGCCATCGCCACGTCGAAGGCCCGGTCCTCGAACGGCAGGCTCTCCGCGGCGCCGGCCACGCACGGCGCCGAGCCGGCCGGCCGCTGCTCCCGCATGACCGCCGAGGGCTCCACCGCGGTCACCTCACGGTCGGCCGGCTCGTAGGAGCCGGTGCCGGCCCCGACGTTCAGCACCGTCCGCCCGTCCCCGAGCGCGTCCCAGATCTGTGCGGCGATCCGCGGTTCGGTACGCCGCGTCGCCGTGTAGGCGCCGCCGATCGCGTCGTAGAGCCGTGCACCGAGCATCTCCAGCTGTTCCTCCGGTGTCACCTTCAGTCCCTTCGCCCGTGCTTCGAGTTCGCCGTCGATGGCCGCCACCATGGCGTCGGCGCGAGCACGCCGCTCCAGCAGCAGGCCGCGCAGCCGGATCAGGTGCGCGACCGCGTCGGTGGACGGGTCGCCGACCAGTTCCGCGATCTCCCGCAGCCCGAAGCCCAGCCGACGGTAGGCCAGTACCTCGCGCAGACGTTCCACGTCGGCTGCCGCGTAGGCCCGGTAGCCGGCCGGCGTCCGTGCCGACGGCCGGACGAGCCCGATGGCGTCGTAGTGGTGCAGCGTGCGGACGCTCACGCCGGCCAGCGCGGCCACGCGTCCCACGGTCCAGTGATCTTCCACGGCACCGACTATGCGGCCTGACGCCACGTGAGGGTCAAGCGCGATGCGCTTCGGACGCCGCTTCCGCCGCCGGGGCCGGAACAGCCCCGGCGGAGGGGCGTGCCCCCTGCCACGGCAGCCCCAGGGCCAGCCCGTACTGCCACGGCTCCAGACCGAGGTCACGCAGCATGAGGACGGCCATCAGCGGAGACGCCATCATGACGGAGCCGCCGAAGAGCAGGGGTCCTTGACCGACTTCGACATTCGAAGCGGCCACCTGAAGTGCTCGGTAATGGTGCGCAGGGCTCATGGTGTACGCATGTCACCTGGAGAGGCGAGGGTCGTTGTGCTGGCGCGGATCACCAAGCGGTGCGGGGCCGTGAGGTCAGCGGGAGGGACCTCATTGTCCGGACTGTAGATCCGATCCGCCAGGCATTGCAGGGCGAGCTGAGCGATCTGCCGCTTGTCGGGGGCGACTGTGGTCAGCGTCGGACGGCCGTACTGGCCGTCCTCGATGTCGTCGAACCCGACGACCACGAGTTCCTCTGGAACACGTACACCCCTCTGGTGCGCCATGTGCAGTACGCCCAGGGCCAGTTCGTCGCTGAAGGCGAACACCGCGTCCGGCTTCTCGCCACCGCTGTCGAGCAGGTCCGCCAGGGCCAGGGCACCGTCCTTGCGGTGCAGCGTGTCCACGGTGCGTTCCCACCGCGGCAGGGGCCTGATGCCGGCCCGCCGCAGCGCCCTGCGGTAGCCCTCGGCGCGCAGGTCCGACGTTCCGTTGTGGAGATGTGGCTGCAGGCCGATGGCTGCGATCCGGCGGCGTCCCAGCATCAGCAGATGAGTGGTGGCCTCATCCGCGGCGCTCACGTTGTCAACGGCCACGCGGTCGGCGAAGCCCTGAGGGCTGCGCTCGCCGAGCATGACGATCGGCAGAGATCTCGCGGTCGACGCCAGCTCCTGAGCGGTCAGCGCCCACGGACTGATGATCAACCCGTCCATCACGCGTCCACCGCTGCCGGTCAGCAAGCGGCGTTCCGCCTCGGCGTCGCCCAGCGTCTGATCGATGATCACTGTCCACGAGCGTTTCCGTGCCTCCTGGACGATCAGGCCCGCGAGCTCCGCGAAATAGGGGGAGTGCAGCTCCGGGATGGCCAGCCCGATGATGCCGGTGCGACCGGCCCGCAGGCTGCGTGCGGCGAGGTTGGGCCGGTATCCCAGCTCGTCGATCGCCTCCTGGACTCGTCGGCGGGTGTCCGCCGCGACCCGCGCGGAACCGCTGACCACGTTCGACACGGTGCGTGCCGAAACCCCGGCGCGGGCGGCTACGTCTTTCAGGCTGCTGCTCACCACGCCATCCTGACATGCCGCCGTCGGCAGGGATCAAGATTGTCCGTCACAGCTATTGCAACGTTGAAATCATCGTTGCAACATGTCTCGGACAGTCTGCTGCAAGGAGGCACGCATGAGCTCGCACACGCACCCGGGAATCACCACGGATGCCCTGGACGTGAACGTGAGTACTGAGGTCGAGGCTCTGTACTCGCTCGGCATCACGGCCCGCAAGGGCGCGTTCACCACGGAGTGGGCCGACCGTCTGCACGAGGACATCGAAGCCGCCTTCCAGGAAGCGCTGACACGGCCCGGAGGGGCCGTTGGACGCGGTCCGCACCGCTACTACGTGGAGATCCACCCCGAGCAGCTGCGCGGCTTCGTCGAACTCGTCGACCATCCCTGGGTGCGCTCGGTCTGCGAGGCCGTGCTCGGCGCCGACTATCGCATCGTCGAGCTCGGCTTTGACGTACCGCTCGAAGGCGCCGTCAACCAGCCCTGGCACCGGGACTTCCCCCTCCCCGAGGAGACCCGTGCTGAGCGGCGGCTCACGTCCCTGGCCTTCAACGTCACCGCCGTCGACACCCAGGAGGACATGGGCCCCTTCGAGATCGCGCCGGGCACCCAGTGGGATGACAGCCCGGAGTTCGAGCACGGTATGTTCCCGCCCCGGTCCCACTACCCGCGCTACGAGGAACGCGCCGTGCGCAAGTACCCGCAGCGCGGCGACATTTCGGCGCGCAGCGCCCTCACCATCCACCGCGGGACGAGGAACGACTCCGCGAAGTCCCGGCCCGTGCTGGTTCTGGGGGTGGACGGTCCTGAGGCCGCCAACAGCGAACGGCATGACACTGCCGTGACCCGCGCCTTTTGGAAGGCGCTGCCCGAGCGCGTCCGGCGGCATCTGGACTGTCCGGTCGTCGACCAGCTGATGCCCATCACCCAGAAGCACACCATCGAGGGTCTGGTCATGGGCGATGCCTGAGCTGACAGCGCGGCGGAAACGCTGACGTGCGCCTTCCGGCACGGCCCGCCCGCCTCGCGCATGCCTGCCGTGGTCAACGCAGTCTCCGCCGTACGGCGGGAGCTGCGCAAGTTCGGCCTGGTGACCGGTGAACTCACCGGCCGCACCGTCGCCTACGTCTCTTGATCCGCAGGGTTGTTGACGGGGGTGACGGGTGGGTGTCCGTCGAGTGCGGTGTGGCAGCGGTGCATCCACTTGTGGGCCGTGGCCTGAGAGATTCCCATCTCGGCTGCCACCTGCGCGAGCGGACGGCCGGATCAGACACGTTCAACCAGCAGCCGCCTCCCGAGAACAGTCAGCCGGGCATTGCGGTGGGAACACGACGACCTCCGTGCGGTGTGTTCCCAGAAGCGCTGGCGCGTAAGTTGTCCGCCCCGGTTCACAGGAGGGGCGCTATGCCTTCTGGACGTTCCCGCGCCCCTCCTGATGGGCTATGGAGCCCACAGATCTCTGTACATAAGCAGGGCGGCTCAGGTCCCGTTCG harbors:
- a CDS encoding LacI family DNA-binding transcriptional regulator; amino-acid sequence: MSSSLKDVAARAGVSARTVSNVVSGSARVAADTRRRVQEAIDELGYRPNLAARSLRAGRTGIIGLAIPELHSPYFAELAGLIVQEARKRSWTVIIDQTLGDAEAERRLLTGSGGRVMDGLIISPWALTAQELASTARSLPIVMLGERSPQGFADRVAVDNVSAADEATTHLLMLGRRRIAAIGLQPHLHNGTSDLRAEGYRRALRRAGIRPLPRWERTVDTLHRKDGALALADLLDSGGEKPDAVFAFSDELALGVLHMAHQRGVRVPEELVVVGFDDIEDGQYGRPTLTTVAPDKRQIAQLALQCLADRIYSPDNEVPPADLTAPHRLVIRASTTTLASPGDMRTP
- a CDS encoding DoxX family protein gives rise to the protein MGSVNRRDLGLLVLRVGTGAVLAAHGSQKLAGWFGGGGIEGTTAAMEAMGFHPPKHSAIAAGLGEAGGGVLLALGLATPAAGAAAAGAMAGAVAVHAPAGFFAQGGGYEYPAFLGFTAAAIGLTGPGRYSVDHATRHAFNQPWMVALAFVGSAAAAVAVVGKRAKGQVAEPEEF
- a CDS encoding MerR family transcriptional regulator, whose product is MGRVAALAGVSVRTLHHYDAIGLVRPSARTPAGYRAYAAADVERLREVLAYRRLGFGLREIAELVGDPSTDAVAHLIRLRGLLLERRARADAMVAAIDGELEARAKGLKVTPEEQLEMLGARLYDAIGGAYTATRRTEPRIAAQIWDALGDGRTVLNVGAGTGSYEPADREVTAVEPSAVMREQRPAGSAPCVAGAAESLPFEDRAFDVAMAVSTVHHWVDPIAGLREMRRVARRVVVLTFDTDEPGWQDRFWLTRDYLPEFATVLAGFPSLAGMAGAISARVEAVPVPWDCADGLFEAYWRRPEAYLEDHVRRAMSVWTRVGPEAEERAVRSLGDDLDSGRWAERNSGLAGLDAADLGLRLLVA
- a CDS encoding DUF3592 domain-containing protein; this translates as MAVAVVYFLVALSAAVFFGRALDRQLQGPRLRSAWDGLTAEARCTGVRTEEIQDPEGVPVTQSHHMLEFRTTGGRTVSFEERQARLDVKRGEFVTVYYAEDAPESATARTPSFAPRHIRVLAPAVGGVIALVTAVVLAGVL
- a CDS encoding phytanoyl-CoA dioxygenase family protein, with the protein product MSSHTHPGITTDALDVNVSTEVEALYSLGITARKGAFTTEWADRLHEDIEAAFQEALTRPGGAVGRGPHRYYVEIHPEQLRGFVELVDHPWVRSVCEAVLGADYRIVELGFDVPLEGAVNQPWHRDFPLPEETRAERRLTSLAFNVTAVDTQEDMGPFEIAPGTQWDDSPEFEHGMFPPRSHYPRYEERAVRKYPQRGDISARSALTIHRGTRNDSAKSRPVLVLGVDGPEAANSERHDTAVTRAFWKALPERVRRHLDCPVVDQLMPITQKHTIEGLVMGDA
- a CDS encoding PadR family transcriptional regulator; this encodes MSLPHAILTALLEKPSSGLELTRRFDRSIGYFWSATHQQIYRELGKLEQAGQIRALAPAQPARGQKKEYEVLPAGREALSAWVARPEDPKQIRDPLLLRMRAAAVVGAPGLDAELRRHLALHRLRLAEYLEIEERDFPPGRDAAQDRLRHLVLRGGIDLENFWIGWLTRALAEDAGAAAADLG
- a CDS encoding FAD-dependent oxidoreductase — its product is MTYAITQTCCSDATCVAVCPVNCIHPTPEEQAFGSTEMLYVDPATCIDCGACADACPVDAIFPVDSLFGAQKEYAGINAAYYADRTPEPAAGPNFHAWGKPSFPRSLPSDFAPIRVAVVGTGPAGMYAAEDLLLHTNAEVTLIDRLPVAGGLVRYGVAPDHPATKGVGETFARFHSHPRVRMHLGVKVGKDLTVEELSAHHDAVIYAVGASDSRRLGIPGEDLPASIPATSFVSWYNAHPEVPPEAFDLSAERVVVAGNGNVALDVARILVTDPATLAGTDIAGHALAALRESQVREVVLLGRRGPDDTACTASELLALGHLPGVELVVDDGDPRTAAAIDGAATVDKAFLLRELPRETVDWSQPPPPGRRIVFRFHSSPVEVLGGDGVEAVRVTAGGGDREIPTGLFLRAIGYRGLPVPGLPFDEATGTVPHEGGRVAGTPGSYVVGWIKRGPSGGIGANRTCAAETVGTLLADAVAGALPSPTYPAKAFGRLARNRGRQVVDARGLAAIDRAEQARGREQGRPRVKFETVPALVAASKGSRWRRVR
- a CDS encoding AurF N-oxygenase family protein, with the translated sequence MASSTVRPEDHDRLTGEDVARRLLDSAAKLSYDPATEVDWDTPMDTAHHGASPEWSTLYGTAYWQELTDEQRKALTRQEAASVASTGIWFEMILQQMVLRDMYAKDPTDPRFQWALTEVADECRHSIMFARGAAKLGAPAYRPRRPVVELGRAFKTLAFGEAAYAAILVAEEVLDVMQRDWMRDERVAPFVRTINNIHVVEESRHMKFARDETRRRLRTAGPLRRQINSLVVAIASYYIVTSMVNADVYANAGLDGARARAEAKANEHHKSLMRSSCSGLMEFLASARLLTRPALFFYKRAHLI
- a CDS encoding NADPH-dependent 2,4-dienoyl-CoA reductase; this translates as MSPYPHLLSPLDLGFTTLPNRVLMGSMHIGLEEVENGFERMAAFYAARARGGVGLMVTGGIAPNERACSLPGGAKMTTEAEAAQHAVVTSAVHEAGGRIAMQILHFGRYAHHPGLVAPSAIQAPISGFVPHALTDDEVESTIEDFVTAASLARSAGYDGVEIMGSEGYLINEFIASATNHREDRWGGSYENRIRFPVEIVRRVRERVGSDFILIYRLSMLDLVPGGSSLEEVVQLAREIEAAGATIINTGIGWHEARIPTIATSVPRGAFTWVTEKVRGAVSVPLVTSNRINTPEVAEGILAAGRADMVSMARPFLADPDFVAKASEGRADAINTCIGCNQACLDHVFSGKVTSCLVNPRACHETELTLSPTRTRKRVAVVGAGPAGLACAVTAAERGHAVTLFDAAEEIGGQLNVARRVPGKEEFDETLRYFRTRLTEEKVELRLGAAVGAGELDGFDEVVLATGVTPRTPAIPGVDHPSVVSYLDVLRHGAPVGDRVALVGAGGIGFDVAEFLTDGGDAASLDPEAFFRQWGVDTEYRERGGLGTAERPKSARTVHLLQRKASKVGAGLGKTTGWIHRTELRHRGVTMIAGVGYERIDDEGLHVTVDGEQHLLPVDTIVLCAGQEPRRDLYEELLAAGRPAHLIGGADVAAELDAKRAIRQGTELAASL